The Lacrimispora xylanolytica genome has a segment encoding these proteins:
- the thiM gene encoding hydroxyethylthiazole kinase — MKMNLEDYTALPQTVREKHPLIHCITNYVTAKDVANVVLACGGSPIMADHPAEVKEMTRLSDCLLLNIGTPRESTLDVMIAAGMEANRLGIPVILDPVGIGSTPFRTELIQELVKKVVPTVVRGNASEIKTLLSSVTRQLINESSNNTSHLPRGVDASGEDQITEDNVSSFIEAANLLSHITSAVVVMTGATDIIAYHDQIRLVKNGCPEMSQITGSGCMLDGFLAAYAASSAKVFEAMTIATAIYGLCGENADKKTKECGGGSGSFHRYFMDEINLSSHSLKKGGLRIELP, encoded by the coding sequence ATGAAAATGAATCTGGAAGACTATACTGCTCTGCCTCAGACAGTACGGGAAAAACACCCTTTGATCCATTGCATTACAAACTATGTCACAGCCAAGGACGTAGCCAATGTTGTTCTAGCCTGCGGCGGCTCTCCCATTATGGCAGATCACCCGGCAGAGGTTAAGGAAATGACCAGGCTCTCTGACTGCCTTCTTTTAAATATCGGAACTCCTAGAGAATCTACTCTGGACGTCATGATAGCGGCTGGTATGGAAGCAAATCGTTTGGGTATTCCCGTGATTCTTGACCCGGTTGGCATTGGAAGCACTCCCTTTCGAACAGAACTGATTCAGGAGCTGGTAAAGAAGGTGGTACCAACCGTAGTCCGTGGGAATGCTTCTGAAATCAAGACCCTTTTATCCAGTGTAACAAGGCAGCTTATAAATGAATCTTCAAATAATACTTCTCACCTCCCCAGGGGGGTGGACGCCTCAGGGGAAGATCAGATCACAGAAGATAATGTATCTTCCTTTATAGAAGCAGCCAATCTCTTAAGCCATATTACATCAGCTGTAGTCGTCATGACAGGAGCCACGGATATTATCGCATATCACGATCAGATCCGGCTGGTGAAAAATGGCTGCCCGGAGATGTCCCAAATCACAGGGAGTGGCTGTATGCTGGATGGTTTTCTTGCTGCTTATGCCGCTTCTTCCGCTAAAGTTTTTGAGGCAATGACTATCGCCACAGCAATCTACGGCTTATGCGGAGAAAACGCTGACAAAAAAACAAAGGAGTGTGGAGGAGGTAGCGGAAGCTTTCACCGTTATTTTATGGATGAAATCAATCTATCCTCCCATTCTCTAAAAAAAGGAGGACTTAGAATTGAACTTCCATAA
- a CDS encoding winged helix-turn-helix transcriptional regulator, translating into MKIRKEYTCPLELTHDIIRGKWKPIILWTLGKEPLSLARLQREINGITQKMLLEQISELLPFGLITKETFEGYPLKVQYSLTDRGRKLLEAITIMQAIGSDLLTEEDMGNIP; encoded by the coding sequence ATGAAAATACGTAAGGAATATACATGTCCATTGGAATTGACCCATGATATTATAAGGGGAAAATGGAAGCCGATTATTTTATGGACGCTTGGGAAAGAGCCGTTATCCTTAGCCCGTCTTCAGCGAGAGATAAATGGAATTACTCAGAAAATGCTTTTAGAACAGATCAGTGAACTGCTTCCTTTTGGATTAATTACAAAAGAGACTTTTGAAGGTTATCCATTAAAAGTTCAGTATTCTCTCACCGACCGGGGAAGGAAGCTGCTTGAGGCGATTACAATTATGCAGGCAATTGGGTCCGATCTTTTAACGGAAGAAGACATGGGAAATATTCCATAG
- the trpA gene encoding tryptophan synthase subunit alpha has protein sequence MSRVTDVFSKGKAFIPFITAGDPHLSVTEELIPAMAKAGADLIEIGIPFSDPVAEGIVIQEADARALLAGTTTDKIFESVKRIRMKTSVPLAFMTYLNPIFVYGSERFIKNAAECGIDALIVPDMPFEEKEELKPYCNQYGIDLISLIAPTSKERIKTIAAEAEAFVYCVSSMGVTGVRKEITTNLGDMISLVKETKNIPCAIGFGISTTEQAAEMSRYADGVIVGSAIVKLAARYGADCIEPICSYVREMKAAIS, from the coding sequence ATGAGTAGAGTTACAGACGTATTTTCAAAAGGAAAAGCATTTATCCCATTTATCACAGCAGGGGATCCCCATCTCTCTGTCACAGAAGAACTGATCCCTGCCATGGCCAAGGCCGGAGCAGACTTAATTGAAATCGGGATACCATTTTCCGATCCGGTGGCAGAAGGCATTGTAATTCAGGAAGCGGATGCCCGTGCTCTTTTGGCCGGCACCACAACGGATAAGATTTTTGAGTCCGTAAAAAGAATCCGCATGAAGACCAGCGTTCCACTGGCTTTCATGACTTACTTAAACCCAATCTTCGTTTACGGCAGTGAACGGTTCATAAAAAATGCGGCTGAATGCGGCATTGATGCCCTTATTGTTCCTGATATGCCATTTGAGGAAAAAGAGGAATTAAAACCCTACTGCAATCAGTACGGCATCGATCTCATTTCCCTGATCGCACCTACCTCTAAGGAGAGAATAAAGACCATCGCGGCTGAGGCAGAAGCCTTTGTCTACTGCGTCTCCTCCATGGGCGTTACCGGAGTAAGAAAAGAAATCACCACGAATCTTGGAGATATGATTTCTCTGGTAAAGGAGACTAAGAACATTCCCTGCGCCATCGGATTTGGGATATCCACCACGGAGCAGGCAGCGGAAATGAGCCGGTATGCAGATGGGGTGATCGTTGGCAGTGCCATTGTTAAACTGGCTGCCAGATACGGTGCTGACTGCATCGAGCCAATCTGCTCCTATGTGAGAGAAATGAAAGCTGCCATATCATAA
- the thiC gene encoding phosphomethylpyrimidine synthase ThiC produces the protein MNYTTQMDAARKGIRTKELMAVAEKEQWEPEKLLPLVAEGKVAIPANKHHTCLNPNGIGSMLKTKINVNLGTSRDLNDLNLELKKVQDAVSMGAESIMDLSSFGDTRKFRRKLTEECPAIIGTVPIYDAVVYYHKALGEITAKEWIDIVEMHAKDGVDFMTIHVGINKQTARRFKDAQRLTNIVSRGGSIIFAWMEMTGEENPFYEHYDRILEICQEHDVTLSLGDACRPGCIEDASDISQIEELVTLGELTRRAWEKDVQVIIEGPGHMPLDQIAANMKIQETICKGAPFYVLGPLVTDIAPGYDHITSAIGGAIAAAAGAAFLCYVTPAEHLRLPDGDDVKEGIISARIAAHAADIAKGIKGAKEWDRQMSDARKRLDWETMFKLAIDPEKARRYRETSKPEKEDTCSMCGNFCAMKNMNRILEGEKITIFDE, from the coding sequence ATGAATTACACCACACAGATGGATGCTGCCAGAAAAGGCATTCGGACAAAGGAATTAATGGCGGTCGCAGAAAAAGAGCAATGGGAGCCAGAAAAGCTTCTTCCCCTGGTGGCAGAAGGCAAGGTTGCCATACCGGCTAATAAGCATCACACCTGCTTAAACCCCAATGGAATCGGGTCCATGTTAAAGACAAAGATCAACGTAAACCTTGGCACCTCCAGGGATTTAAATGATTTGAACCTGGAGCTTAAAAAGGTTCAGGACGCCGTTTCCATGGGAGCAGAATCCATTATGGATTTAAGTTCTTTCGGGGACACCAGAAAATTCCGCAGAAAACTGACCGAGGAATGTCCCGCCATCATTGGCACCGTTCCCATCTACGACGCGGTTGTTTATTACCACAAGGCCCTTGGTGAGATTACTGCCAAGGAGTGGATTGATATTGTAGAAATGCATGCAAAGGACGGAGTGGATTTTATGACCATTCATGTCGGCATCAACAAGCAGACCGCCCGCAGGTTTAAGGATGCCCAGCGGCTGACCAACATCGTATCCAGAGGCGGCTCCATAATCTTTGCCTGGATGGAAATGACCGGGGAAGAAAATCCATTTTACGAGCATTATGATCGTATTTTAGAAATTTGTCAGGAGCATGATGTCACCTTAAGCCTTGGAGATGCCTGTCGTCCGGGCTGTATTGAAGACGCGTCTGATATTTCTCAGATTGAAGAGCTTGTTACACTTGGAGAGCTGACCCGGAGAGCCTGGGAGAAAGATGTACAGGTTATCATTGAAGGGCCGGGACATATGCCTCTGGATCAGATTGCTGCCAATATGAAGATTCAGGAGACGATCTGCAAGGGAGCCCCTTTTTATGTTCTTGGTCCTCTGGTCACTGATATTGCCCCTGGATATGACCACATTACTTCTGCCATCGGAGGAGCCATAGCCGCTGCCGCAGGAGCTGCCTTTTTATGCTATGTCACCCCAGCGGAGCATTTAAGGCTGCCTGACGGGGATGATGTGAAGGAAGGAATCATCTCTGCTAGGATCGCGGCCCATGCGGCTGATATTGCAAAGGGAATAAAGGGAGCAAAGGAATGGGACCGTCAGATGAGCGATGCCAGAAAGCGTCTTGACTGGGAAACCATGTTTAAGCTAGCCATTGATCCGGAAAAAGCAAGACGTTACCGGGAAACATCAAAACCCGAAAAAGAGGATACCTGCTCCATGTGCGGAAATTTCTGCGCCATGAAAAACATGAACCGAATTCTGGAAGGGGAAAAAATTACGATCTTTGATGAATGA
- the thiW gene encoding energy coupling factor transporter S component ThiW yields the protein MNQNTKAVIRKGSYINQRSRIKKLALSGMLAAVTVALSGFSIPIGASRCFPIQHLVNVMAGIFLGPFYGVLTAFCTSLIRNLIGTGSLLAFPGSMIGAFLSALLFQKTGKLLFSCLGEIGGTGIIGALVSYPLAVFFMGKDIAVFFFVVPFLLSTVCGTLMAAALFEIFRRLGLVSHLNRLIKE from the coding sequence ATGAATCAAAATACAAAAGCAGTGATACGAAAAGGCTCTTACATAAACCAAAGGTCCAGAATAAAAAAATTGGCACTAAGTGGTATGCTGGCTGCTGTTACCGTGGCGCTCTCCGGCTTTTCTATCCCCATCGGTGCCTCCAGATGCTTTCCCATTCAACATCTGGTCAATGTTATGGCCGGAATATTCCTTGGCCCATTTTATGGGGTTTTGACCGCGTTTTGCACTTCCCTGATTCGCAATTTAATTGGTACCGGAAGCCTGCTGGCATTCCCAGGCAGTATGATAGGTGCTTTTCTTTCCGCTCTCCTGTTTCAAAAAACAGGCAAGCTTCTCTTTTCCTGTCTTGGCGAAATTGGAGGAACGGGCATCATTGGCGCACTGGTTTCCTATCCCCTGGCTGTCTTTTTTATGGGTAAGGATATAGCTGTCTTCTTTTTTGTCGTTCCATTTTTATTGAGCACGGTGTGCGGGACGCTGATGGCAGCTGCCTTATTCGAAATTTTCCGCCGTCTTGGCCTGGTTTCTCATCTTAACCGGCTGATCAAGGAATAG
- the thiE gene encoding thiamine phosphate synthase, with protein MNFHKDMLLLYAVTDQAYRGEKTLLEQVEEALSSGITLLQLREKDMDKEEFLKEAKAVRALTRHYGIPLLINDDMDIALACEADGVHVGQDDMSASEVRKRIGPNKILGVTAKTPEQARKAYEDGADYIGAGAVFPSPTKADALPMTREQLSAICSATPLPVTAIGGITLKNVTKLQGTGIAGISVVSGIFGQANISDTVRSLKEEARKVVAL; from the coding sequence TTGAACTTCCATAAAGATATGCTACTTCTATATGCCGTCACCGATCAGGCCTATCGGGGGGAGAAAACTTTACTGGAGCAAGTTGAGGAGGCTTTAAGTTCTGGTATCACTCTGCTCCAGCTTCGGGAAAAGGATATGGACAAAGAGGAGTTTTTAAAGGAAGCAAAAGCAGTTCGAGCCCTGACCCGTCACTATGGCATTCCCTTACTTATAAACGACGATATGGATATTGCTCTTGCTTGCGAAGCCGACGGAGTACATGTAGGGCAGGACGATATGTCTGCCAGTGAAGTCCGAAAAAGGATCGGTCCCAATAAAATTCTGGGAGTGACTGCAAAAACACCAGAGCAGGCCAGAAAGGCCTATGAAGACGGGGCGGACTATATCGGGGCAGGGGCCGTATTTCCAAGTCCCACAAAAGCAGATGCCCTTCCTATGACTAGGGAACAGCTTTCTGCCATCTGCTCCGCCACCCCACTTCCGGTTACTGCCATAGGTGGTATCACCCTTAAAAACGTAACCAAATTACAGGGAACTGGGATTGCCGGAATCTCTGTGGTCTCTGGCATCTTTGGGCAAGCAAATATTTCTGATACAGTCCGTTCTTTAAAGGAAGAAGCCCGGAAGGTGGTGGCATTATGA
- a CDS encoding pyridoxamine 5'-phosphate oxidase family protein encodes MRDVEKTIGNFIEKRNVSFISSIDEQGFPNTKAMLPPRKMEGIKTFYFTTNTSSMRVSQYRECPNACIYFCDTRFYRGVMLRGTVEVLEDEESKKMIWKDGDTMYYPQGVTDPDYCVLKFTAKDGRYYSNFHSESFEV; translated from the coding sequence ATGAGAGATGTTGAAAAAACCATTGGAAACTTCATTGAAAAGCGCAATGTTTCATTTATCAGTTCTATAGATGAACAAGGATTTCCTAACACAAAGGCAATGCTTCCACCCAGAAAGATGGAAGGAATCAAAACATTTTATTTTACTACCAATACCTCGTCTATGCGGGTATCCCAATACAGAGAATGTCCAAATGCCTGCATCTACTTCTGTGATACCAGATTTTACCGTGGAGTGATGTTAAGAGGTACTGTAGAGGTATTAGAGGATGAGGAAAGCAAGAAGATGATCTGGAAAGATGGGGATACCATGTATTATCCTCAGGGCGTGACAGACCCGGATTATTGTGTCCTTAAATTTACTGCAAAAGATGGCAGATATTATAGCAACTTTCATTCAGAGTCTTTTGAAGTGTAA
- the thiD gene encoding bifunctional hydroxymethylpyrimidine kinase/phosphomethylpyrimidine kinase codes for MSFTLPSVLTIAGSDPSGGAGIQADLKTIAALGLYGSSVITALTAQNTTRVYQVEDVSILMLTDQLEAVLSDITPQAIKIGMAGSSASIKVITEKLSKFPMIPVVLDPVMVSTSGGTLFEQNGLKDLTDKLFPLAALVTPNIPEAQVLLSTKKPLLSKNDMEEAAMELCKKYKTAFLLKGGHSSMEANDVLCQNGIITWFHGKRIETSNTHGTGCTLSSAIACGLAMKKGLEESILLAKEYLTGALMAGLELGNGNGPIWHGFKDT; via the coding sequence ATGAGTTTTACCCTTCCCTCAGTTTTAACCATCGCCGGCTCTGATCCCAGCGGAGGCGCTGGAATCCAGGCTGACTTAAAAACCATTGCTGCCCTGGGTCTTTACGGCTCCAGTGTTATCACTGCACTGACCGCACAGAATACAACCAGAGTCTATCAGGTAGAAGACGTGAGTATACTCATGCTCACCGATCAGTTGGAAGCAGTTCTGTCTGACATAACTCCTCAGGCAATTAAAATCGGTATGGCTGGCTCCTCTGCTTCTATTAAAGTGATAACGGAAAAGCTATCGAAGTTTCCTATGATTCCTGTTGTCTTAGATCCAGTTATGGTATCGACCAGCGGAGGAACTTTGTTTGAACAGAATGGCCTTAAGGATTTAACAGATAAACTCTTTCCCCTTGCTGCTTTGGTTACCCCCAATATTCCGGAAGCGCAGGTACTCTTATCCACAAAAAAGCCTCTCCTATCCAAAAACGACATGGAAGAGGCTGCAATGGAATTATGTAAAAAATACAAAACTGCCTTTCTATTAAAAGGGGGTCACAGCAGTATGGAGGCCAATGATGTGCTGTGCCAGAATGGAATCATTACCTGGTTTCATGGAAAACGGATAGAGACTTCAAACACCCATGGAACCGGGTGCACCTTATCTTCTGCCATTGCCTGCGGTCTTGCTATGAAAAAAGGTCTGGAAGAAAGTATATTACTTGCCAAGGAATATTTAACCGGGGCTTTAATGGCTGGGCTGGAGCTTGGTAATGGCAACGGCCCTATCTGGCATGGGTTTAAGGATACTTAA
- a CDS encoding glycoside hydrolase family 2 TIM barrel-domain containing protein translates to MIVPKHYENLHLLHENTMPNRAYYIPASMARFDLVEQRENSDRFQLLNDTWKFKYFDSIYDVKEEFFLEDYNTESFGEIPVPGCFQNYGYDKHQYTNTRYPFPMDPPYVPAENPCGAYVHHFVYERDANAPKAFLNFEGVDSCFYVWLNGSYVGYSQVSHGTSEFDVTGLIREGDNTLSVLVLKWCDGSYLEDQDKFRMTGIFRDVYLLKRPEEGIFDYFLKTACKDGKAHITGEVTFTGNEVPVKITVLDKSGNVISGMEGYLDGGKLDLTIEEPVLWNAENPYLYTIILETQNEVIVDRLGIREISIKNGVIYFNGQNIKFHGVNRHDSDPVTGFAISLSQMKKDMKVMKEHNVNAIRTSHYPNAPQFYQLCDEYGFYVIDEADNESHGTAYVYMKNRATEVWRDRWNRAISDNPEFTKATVDRAQLLVERDKNRTSVVIWSMGNECAYGCTFEAALKWTKEFDPTRLTHYEGARYRVLSKEYDFSNLDLYSRMYPSLEEIHEFVERKSGKPFILCEYSHAMGNGPGDLEDYFQVFEQHDEVCGGFVWEWCDHAIYQGRNTDGKPMYLYGGDHGEYPHDGNFCMDGLVYPDRRPHTGLKEFKNVYRPLRMVSFDQKTKELVLHNYMDFLSLKDYVRLSYEVTCDGIVIDTGVLSDEAVEDILPHEEGKLVMPVAVPEAGKCYLKINYLLRNESAFLKSGSMLGFDEILLENKDGRNRTAAGLLENPSETADLKNDFKLEEDDRYLMVSGMNFSYTYHKFTGCFKDMFFENGSLLDRPMEINIWRAPTDNDSDIKKAWMEAHYHKAISRAYETAVEVKNDRVEIKTVMSITAAPVQRMMNINALWTIWQTGAVDVKLDVKKDGEFPELPRFGLRLFLPKEMDQVTYYGMGPFENYADKKRASYHGLFRNHVTEMHEDYLRPQENGSRGDCDYVTVSGGRNHLSAVSLQPFSFNTSIYTQEELTNKAHNFELVPSGSTVLCLDYRQNGIGSESCGPDLRKEYIFEEEEFTFEIRLVPEKNETIK, encoded by the coding sequence ATGATCGTCCCCAAACACTATGAAAATCTGCATCTGCTCCATGAAAACACCATGCCAAACAGAGCTTACTATATCCCGGCTTCCATGGCACGCTTTGATCTAGTCGAGCAGAGAGAAAATTCCGACCGCTTCCAGCTTTTAAACGATACCTGGAAATTCAAATATTTTGATAGTATTTATGATGTAAAAGAAGAGTTTTTCCTTGAAGACTATAATACCGAAAGCTTTGGAGAAATCCCGGTTCCAGGCTGCTTTCAAAATTACGGCTATGATAAGCACCAGTATACCAACACCAGATACCCATTCCCCATGGACCCACCCTATGTACCGGCAGAAAATCCTTGCGGTGCTTACGTCCATCATTTTGTATATGAAAGAGATGCCAATGCTCCGAAAGCATTTTTAAATTTTGAAGGCGTGGATTCCTGCTTCTACGTCTGGTTAAATGGCAGCTATGTAGGATACAGCCAGGTTTCCCATGGAACCAGTGAATTTGATGTAACAGGACTGATCCGGGAGGGGGATAATACACTTTCCGTTCTTGTTTTAAAATGGTGTGATGGAAGCTATCTGGAAGATCAGGATAAATTCCGTATGACCGGAATTTTCCGTGATGTATATTTATTAAAGCGCCCAGAGGAAGGCATCTTTGATTACTTCTTAAAAACAGCCTGTAAAGATGGAAAGGCCCACATCACCGGAGAGGTGACCTTTACTGGAAATGAGGTTCCTGTAAAAATTACAGTACTTGATAAAAGCGGAAATGTAATATCTGGTATGGAAGGGTATTTAGATGGTGGAAAACTGGATCTTACCATAGAAGAACCAGTTCTTTGGAATGCGGAGAACCCTTATTTATATACCATTATTTTAGAGACCCAAAATGAGGTCATTGTAGACCGGTTGGGAATCAGAGAAATTTCTATCAAAAATGGAGTAATCTATTTTAATGGCCAGAATATTAAATTCCACGGGGTTAACCGCCACGACAGCGATCCGGTGACAGGCTTTGCCATCAGCCTTTCCCAGATGAAAAAAGATATGAAGGTAATGAAAGAGCATAATGTCAATGCCATCCGTACCAGCCATTATCCCAATGCCCCACAGTTTTATCAGCTTTGTGATGAATACGGCTTTTACGTCATTGATGAGGCGGATAATGAAAGCCATGGAACGGCCTATGTATACATGAAAAACCGCGCCACAGAAGTTTGGAGAGACCGCTGGAACCGGGCCATTTCTGATAATCCAGAGTTTACTAAAGCAACGGTAGACCGTGCCCAGCTTTTGGTAGAGCGGGATAAGAACCGTACTTCTGTTGTCATCTGGTCCATGGGAAATGAATGCGCTTATGGCTGCACCTTTGAGGCTGCTCTTAAATGGACGAAGGAATTTGACCCCACAAGACTGACCCACTATGAAGGCGCTCGTTACCGGGTTCTGAGTAAAGAATATGATTTCTCCAACCTTGATTTATACAGCCGTATGTATCCAAGCCTGGAGGAGATACATGAATTTGTAGAACGAAAATCTGGAAAGCCGTTTATTCTCTGTGAATACAGCCATGCCATGGGCAATGGACCTGGGGATCTGGAAGATTATTTTCAGGTATTTGAACAGCACGATGAGGTGTGTGGGGGATTTGTGTGGGAATGGTGTGACCATGCCATTTACCAGGGAAGAAATACCGATGGAAAGCCCATGTATCTCTATGGAGGTGATCATGGAGAATATCCTCATGACGGTAATTTCTGTATGGATGGACTGGTGTACCCAGACCGCAGGCCCCATACAGGACTTAAGGAATTTAAGAACGTGTACCGTCCATTAAGAATGGTATCTTTTGACCAGAAGACAAAGGAATTAGTGCTCCATAACTATATGGATTTCTTAAGTCTTAAGGATTATGTACGCCTTTCTTATGAGGTCACCTGTGATGGAATTGTCATTGATACAGGAGTACTTTCTGATGAAGCAGTGGAAGATATCCTTCCTCATGAAGAAGGTAAGCTAGTGATGCCTGTTGCTGTACCAGAAGCTGGCAAATGTTATTTAAAGATAAATTACCTGCTAAGAAATGAATCTGCATTCTTAAAATCAGGAAGTATGTTAGGCTTTGATGAAATTCTTCTGGAAAATAAAGATGGAAGAAATAGGACGGCAGCAGGACTCTTAGAAAATCCGTCAGAAACTGCAGATTTAAAAAATGATTTTAAATTAGAAGAAGATGACCGTTATCTGATGGTATCGGGTATGAATTTTTCCTATACCTATCATAAATTTACCGGTTGCTTTAAAGATATGTTTTTTGAAAATGGAAGTCTTTTAGACCGCCCCATGGAAATAAATATCTGGAGAGCACCGACGGATAATGACAGTGACATAAAAAAAGCCTGGATGGAAGCACATTATCATAAGGCCATATCAAGAGCTTATGAAACTGCTGTTGAGGTCAAGAATGACAGGGTGGAAATTAAAACCGTAATGTCAATCACTGCGGCACCAGTGCAGAGAATGATGAATATCAATGCTCTGTGGACGATCTGGCAAACAGGAGCCGTTGATGTGAAGCTGGACGTTAAAAAAGACGGGGAGTTCCCTGAGCTTCCAAGATTTGGCCTTCGCCTTTTCCTTCCAAAAGAAATGGATCAGGTAACCTATTACGGAATGGGTCCATTTGAAAATTATGCGGATAAAAAGAGAGCCAGCTATCACGGGCTGTTCCGTAATCATGTGACGGAAATGCATGAAGATTATCTGCGTCCACAGGAGAATGGAAGCAGAGGAGACTGTGATTATGTGACAGTATCAGGTGGCAGGAACCATTTGTCAGCTGTATCCTTACAGCCATTTTCTTTTAATACCTCCATCTATACTCAGGAGGAGCTGACGAATAAAGCTCATAACTTTGAGCTGGTTCCGTCAGGCAGTACAGTCCTTTGTCTGGATTATCGTCAAAACGGCATTGGCTCTGAAAGCTGTGGACCAGATTTAAGAAAAGAGTATATATTTGAAGAAGAAGAATTTACATTTGAAATAAGGCTGGTTCCAGAAAAGAATGAAACCATAAAATAA
- the trpB gene encoding tryptophan synthase subunit beta, giving the protein MSKGRFGQHGGQFVPETLMNAVEELLEAYEKYSHDEAFLSELQTLHETYTGRPSLLYYAEKMTKDLGGAKIYLKREDLNHTGSHKINNALGQVLLAKKMGKTRVIAETGAGQHGVATATAAALMGMECEIYMGEEDTERQALNVFRMELLGAKVHPVTSGTKTLKDAVNETMREWTNRVEDTHYVLGSVMGPHPFPTIVRDFQSIIGKEVRSQILKAEGKLPDLLIACVGGGSNAMGLFYEFLKESSVKMIGCEAAGHGIDTDQHAATISKGTLGIFHGMKSYFCQDEYGQIAPVYSISAGLDYPGIGPEHANLHDSGRAQYVPVTDNEAVEAFEYLSRVEGIIPAIESSHAIAHARKIAPSMGKDEVIVINLSGRGDKDVAAIARYKGVQIYE; this is encoded by the coding sequence ATGTCAAAAGGAAGATTTGGACAGCACGGCGGACAATTTGTCCCGGAAACGCTGATGAACGCAGTGGAAGAACTTTTAGAAGCTTATGAAAAATATAGTCATGACGAAGCATTTCTTTCAGAGCTTCAAACGCTTCACGAGACCTACACAGGACGTCCCTCCCTGCTTTACTACGCAGAAAAAATGACAAAGGACTTAGGTGGAGCGAAAATCTATCTAAAACGAGAGGATTTAAACCACACCGGATCCCATAAGATCAATAACGCCCTGGGGCAGGTTCTTCTTGCTAAAAAAATGGGCAAGACCCGAGTCATTGCAGAAACCGGTGCCGGACAGCACGGTGTGGCGACTGCTACCGCTGCGGCTCTCATGGGAATGGAATGTGAGATATACATGGGAGAAGAGGACACAGAGCGCCAGGCCTTAAATGTATTCCGCATGGAGCTTTTAGGTGCCAAAGTCCACCCTGTAACCAGCGGAACAAAGACCTTAAAAGATGCCGTCAATGAAACTATGAGGGAATGGACCAACCGAGTGGAGGATACTCACTATGTCCTTGGTTCTGTTATGGGCCCTCACCCTTTCCCTACCATTGTCAGGGACTTTCAAAGCATCATTGGCAAGGAAGTCCGCTCTCAGATCTTAAAAGCAGAGGGGAAGCTGCCTGATCTTTTAATCGCCTGTGTGGGCGGCGGCAGCAATGCCATGGGACTTTTTTATGAATTCCTTAAAGAATCTTCTGTAAAGATGATTGGCTGTGAGGCGGCTGGACACGGCATTGATACCGATCAACATGCGGCTACCATATCAAAAGGGACTCTTGGTATCTTTCATGGCATGAAATCCTACTTCTGCCAGGATGAATACGGACAGATTGCTCCTGTATACTCCATTTCCGCAGGTCTTGATTATCCTGGTATCGGGCCGGAGCACGCAAATCTCCATGATTCCGGACGTGCACAATATGTTCCAGTTACTGACAATGAGGCGGTAGAGGCATTTGAATATTTATCCCGGGTGGAAGGAATTATCCCTGCCATCGAAAGCTCTCATGCCATTGCTCATGCCAGGAAAATTGCGCCTTCCATGGGAAAAGATGAAGTCATTGTCATTAATCTATCCGGGCGTGGCGATAAGGATGTCGCTGCCATAGCCCGTTATAAGGGGGTACAAATTTATGAGTAG